A DNA window from Phragmites australis chromosome 11, lpPhrAust1.1, whole genome shotgun sequence contains the following coding sequences:
- the LOC133885356 gene encoding putative pentatricopeptide repeat-containing protein At1g19290, protein MHQRCRLLRPLSFLRRGIHSSPSSPPVDAGTDATLLGRLTRLLLLHRFPAAARLLSSSPLTPALLHAALRGVRLDPDAALHIFRLSPSRPSLLAHAQLLHILSRARRSADARALLASLLSARPPTPPLFPHLVEVYKDFSFSAASFDLLFRALANAGQLASALQVLDEMRKLGCRPTVRSCNRMLNRLVQAGDLSAAVAVFEQMRHAGTLPDEFTVAIMAKAYCRDGRMPQAAEFVEEMDRMGVVVNLVAYHAVMDGYCGVGRTEDARRMLELLTRRGLSPNVVTYTLLVKGYCKEGRMEEAERVVREIRENEQVVVDEVAYGAVINGYCQSGRMEDAAKVRNEMMDAGFQVNLFVYNTMINGYCKLGRMLEAHKVLREMEGVGLRPDTYSYNSLVDGYCKKGLMSKAFEICDMMVRNGFTVMTLTYNALLKGFCSLGSIDDALRLWVLMLKRGVAPNEISCSTLIDGFFKAGKTEQALNLWKETLARGLAKKVNTFNTVINGLCKIGRMPEAEELLDRMEEWRCPPDSLTYRTLVDGYCKIGDLGKATRVMSEMEHLGFAPSIELFNSLITGLFIVKQLGKVNDILAEMSTRGLSPNTVTYGALIAGWCKEGDLHKACNLYFEMVEKGLTPNIFICSALVSCFYRKGRVDEANLVLQKLVDTDMVPDISATRLDIGKVAHVLGTVADGNHHSAKIMWNIVIFGLCKLGRIADARNLFTDLKSKGFVADNFTYSSLIHGCSASGSVDEAFSLRDAMLSVGLTPDIVTYNSLIYGLCKFGELSRAVNLFNKLQSKGIPPNAITYNTLIDKHCKDGHITEAFKLKQKMIEEGIQPTVFTYSILIHGLCTHGYMEEAIKLLDQMIENNVDPNYVTYWTLIQGYIRCGNMKEISKLYDEMHIRGLLPANLARDVKQACSVVYNQNGKICHEKMYSQC, encoded by the coding sequence ATGCACCAGAGATGCCGCCTTCTCCGACCGCTCTCCTTCCTCCGCCGCGGCATCCACTCCTCCCCCTCTTCCCCGCCCGTCGACGCCGGCACCGACGCCACCCTCCTGGGCCGTCTcacccgcctcctcctcctccaccgcttccccgccgccgcccgcctgCTCTCCTCCAGCCCCCTCACCCCAGCCCTCCTCCACGCCGCCCTCCGCGGGGTCCGCCTCGACCCCGACGCCGCGCTACACATCTTCCGCCTCTCCCCGTCCCGCCCCTCGCTCCTCGCCCACGCTCAGCTGCTCCACATCCTCTCCCGCGCCCGCCGCTCCGCCGACGCCCGCGCTCTTCTGGCTTCTCTACTCTCCGCACGGCCTCCAACCCCGCCTCTATTCCCCCACCTCGTCGAGGTCTACAAAGACTTCTCCTTCTCCGCAGCCTCCTTCGACCTGCTCTTCCGCGCCCTGGCCAACGCCGGCCAGCTCGCCAGCGCCCTCCAGGTGTTGGACGAAATGCGAAAGCTCGGTTGTCGCCCTACCGTGCGGTCCTGCAACCGCATGCTCAACAGGTTAGTGCAGGCTGGGGACCTGAGCGCCGCGGTGGCCGTGTTCGAGCAGATGCGGCACGCTGGGACACTGCCGGACGAGTTCACGGTGGCGATCATGGCGAAGGCATACTGCAGGGACGGGAGGATGCCACAGGCCGCGGAGTTCGTGGAAGAGATGGATAGGATGGGTGTGGTGGTGAATCTGGTGGCATATCATGCGGTGATGGATGGGTATTGTGGTGTGGGACGGACTGAGGATGCGAGAAGGATGTTGGAGTTGTTAACTAGGAGGGGTTTGTCACCAAATGTGGTGACATATACATTGCTTGTGAAGGGGTACTGTAAGGAGGGGAGGATGGAGGAGGCTGAGAGGGTGGTGAGAGAGATTAGGGAAAATGAGCAGGTTGTGGTTGACGAGGTTGCCTATGGTGCGGTGATCAATGGCTACTGCCAAAGTGGGAGAATGGAGGATGCAGCTAAAGTAAGGAATGAGATGATGGATGCCGGGTTCCAGGTTAATTTATTTGTGTATAACACAATGATTAATGGATATTGCAAGTTGGGGAGAATGCTGGAAGCACATAAGGTTTTGCGTGAAATGGAGGGTGTAGGTTTGAGGCCAGACACATACAGTTACAATAGTCTAGTAGATGGGTACTGCAAAAAGGGTTTGATGAGCAAGGCTTTTGAAATCTGTGATATGATGGTAAGGAATGGATTCACAGTGATGACATTAACATATAATGCACTTTTGAAAGGTTTTTGCTCGCTTGGCTCTATTGATGATGCACTTAGATTGTGGGTCTTGATGTTGAAGAGGGGTGTTGCGCCTAATGAAATTAGCTGTAGCACCTTGATTGATGGTTTCTTCAAGGCAGGTAAGACTGAGCAGGCCTTAAACCTTTGGAAGGAAACCTTAGCAAGGGGATTAGCAAAAAAGGTGAACACATTTAACACAGTTATCAATGGATTGTGTAAGATTGGGAGGATGCCTGAAGCAGAAGAGCTTCTTGACAGGATGGAGGAATGGAGATGTCCTCCTGATAGTTTAACTTACCGAACATTAGTTGATGGCTATTGTAAGATAGGTGACCTGGGTAAAGCTACTCGCGTTATGAGTGAAATGGAACATTTAGGTTTTGCTCCCTCAATCGAATTATTCAATTCTTTGATAACTGGACTCTTCATAGTGAAGCAATTGGGAAAGGTGAATGATATACTCGCCGAAATGAGTACAAGGGGACTTTCTCCTAACACAGTCACATATGGAGCTCTGATAGCTGGATGGTGTAAAGAGGGAGATCTGCACAAAGCCTGTAACCTGTATTTTGAAATGGTTGAGAAAGGCCTGActccaaatatttttatttgcagTGCATTAGTGAGCTGTTTCTATAGGAAGGGGAGGGTCGATGAGGCGAATTTGGTGTTGCAAAAACTTGTAGATACTGACATGGTTCCAGATATCAGTGCAACCAGACTTGACATTGGAAAAGTAGCACATGTTCTTGGTACTGTTGCTGATGGAAATCATCATTCTGCAAAAATCATGTGGAACATTGTTATTTTTGGTCTATGCAAATTGGGAAGGATTGCAGATGCTAGAAATTTGTTCACGGATCTAAAAAGCAAGGGATTTGTTGCTGATAATTTTACTTATTCTAGCCTCATCCATGGTTGTTCTGCTTCAGGGTCTGTTGATGAAGCTTTTAGTCTGAGAGATGCTATGTTAAGTGTTGGCCTCACCCCAGATATCGTAACGTACAATTCTCTCATATATGGCCTCTGCAAATTTGGGGAGCTATCAAGGGCAGTTAATCTTTTCAATAAGTTGCAGTCAAAGGGTATACCCCCTAATGCTATCACCTATAATACACTAATTGATAAACATTGCAAGGATGGTCATATAACTGAAGCCTTTAAGTTAAAACAAAAGATGATAGAGGAAGGTATCCAGCCTACTGTTTTCACCTATTCTATACTGATCCATGGTCTTTGTACTCATGGGTATATGGAAGAAGCAatcaagcttcttgaccaaatgaTTGAGAATAATGTAGATCCAAATTATGTTACATATTGGACACTGATTCAAGGTTACATTAGATGTGGCAACATGAAAGAGATTTCGAAGCTTTACGACGAGATGCATATCCGTGGACTTCTCCCTGCCAATTTGGCTAGAGATGTAAAACAAGCATGTTCTGTTGTATACAACCAGAATGGGAAGATATGTCATGAGAAGATGTACAGCCAGTGCTAA